TCGTGCGCTTTCATTGCTTCTGAAAGGCGAACTGCTGACAGATGCAGTAAGCGTGTAGCAATTGATAGCATCGCCGGAATTATAGGGATATACCTTTATTTTATATTTGCCAATAGACCCATTATTATAAGTTATTATTTCATCCAGTGTATTGCTGCCGTTGGAAGTAGCTACTTTAGTTCCGCTTGGGTTATATAGTTGAAGGTCATAATCCTGCGGAAGATTGGTAAGGCTAACCTGAATGTTAGGTGTGCTTGCTGAATTACTGAAGCTAAACCAATCCACATCAGTAGAGGTAGCGATAAGTGCGCTTATGTTCGTATTTACACTGATAGCAGCAGCCTTATTTTTACCATTATTTGGTTCATAGATGTCAGAACAGCCATTAGAGGTAGTTGTGAAATTTGCAGAGCCTGAATAACTGCTATTACCGCTGCTGCATGAGGCCTGAACCTGAAATTCATAAATAGTACCTGATGTAAGTCCTGAAACTGCTACAGAAGTAGATGCAGAAGAAGTCAAAGACCAGGTAGAATTTCCGGTAGGCCGGTATTGTACATTGTAGCCTGTAGCACCGGATACAGATGACCAGTTAAGCGAAGCCGAAGTGCTGGTTACACCGGTTGCATTTAAGCCTGAGGGAGTACCGCAGGAACCGCCGTTGGGCGGTACACAACCCTGGGAAGAAGCAATAGAAATACGTGCGCCACCTGAAGCAAACAGTGCCTGCATTCTTGACTTCTGATCTGTGGTAAAGATATTCATGCAGCGGTCATCTGAATAGTCCATGTAATTTTGATACATATTTCCGTTTGGTCCGTTAGTACAGCTAATAACTATTCCCGAAGGGCAGCCGAACGTATTATTTCCCTGGTTGGGTGTATCATTACATTGGTCACTGCCATTGCATCCGTTACCGTCATCGCCCCAGATGTGATAAAGGTTTAGCCAATGACCTACTTCATGGGTTGCGCTTCTGCCCAGATTGTAAGGATATAAAGAAGAGTTTCTTCCGAATGCAGAATATAAAATAACAACTCCATCAGTGCTTGCAGGTCCACCGGGAAACTGCGCATAGCCTAATAAACTTTGTCCAAGATTACAAACCCAGATATTCAGATAAGAATTTCTATCCCAGGCATCATCACCTCCTTTGCTGGTGTATTTAACATCATCATTCGTGGTAAATGCGCTGTGGGTAGTGGATACGTGGCGTATGCCATTGGTAGCATTGCCCTGGGGATCGCGCGCAGCAATGCAAAAATTGATTTCACAATCAGCGGCAACTCCTGTAAAATAAGAAGGTGTCTTAGAAGCATCTGCATTGAGGCGGCGATAATCTTCATTTAAAATATCTACCTGAGAAGAAGCCAGAGCATCACTTATGTTCTGGGTGCTGCCGTTGTACACGATGTGTATCACCACAGGAACGGTAACTACAGTCCGGGCATCCGCATGTTGCGAGGAAATATAATTTTGGGTGAAGGTTTCAATATCCTGAAGCTGCTTAGCATATCCGGGATTGGTTTGTAGTAATTGCTGCATATACTCAGAAGTCGCGCAGCGGTCAATGGATTGTTGCTGTGCAGATGCACCATACACTAAAGACATAGCAATAGCTAGAAAAGTAAAAAGTTTAATCATTGTTTGATTTTGGATTTGGTGAAAGAAAAATAATACTGGAAAACGTACTCAAATGTATAAAGTTTCACCCACGGTGACAAAAAATTCAACAGTCACTTAAAAACAATAATTATGCTTTCCTTACCTGCCGTTTTATAATTTATAGAATCACAAATGTTAATATTATGGATCTGAATTTTTAATGCATCTGTTTGTATGGCTTCAGTAAAAACAACCTTTTATTGTCAGAACTGCGGGGCACAATCCCCAAAGTGGATAGGCAAATGTCCTGCCTGCGGTGAATGGAATACTTACGTGGAAGAAGTAATAATTAAAGAAAAGAAACCTTCTTCATGGAAAAATAAGGAGAAGGGTGTTAAGATCATTAAGCCGGTAAAACTGGAAGAGATCAGTAATGATCTTAACCATAGATTCGTAACACCCGACCTGGAATTGAACAGGGTGCTCGGCGGCGGTATTGTTGCAGGTTCCATTGTATTAATTGGCGGTGAACCCGGCTTTGGAAAATCTACACTAATGCTTCAGCTTGCACTAAGCTTAAAGAATAAGGTACTGTATATTACCGGTGAAGAAAGCGAACAGCAGATTAAGATGCGTGCTGAGCGCCTCGGGCAGAAAAATGAAAATTGTTTTATATTGACTGAGACGAACACTGAAAACATTTTTTATCACATTGCTGAGCTCGAGCCTGAAATAGTAATTATTGATTCTATTCAAACAATGCAAACACCCGCACTCGATGCGACAGCGGGCAGTGTTTCACAGGTTCGGGAATCAACCGGCGAATTTTTGCGATACGCAAAGGAATCAGCCACTCCGGTATTTTTGATTGGTCATATTACAAAAGAAGGAATACTGGCAGGGCCAAAGGTGCTCGAGCATATGGTAGACACGGTTTTGCAGTTAGAGGGTGACAGGCATTATGCCTACAGGATTTTAAGAACAATAAAGAATCGCTACGGCTCCTCATCAGAGTTGGGTATCTACGAATTAAATAACGCTGGCATGCGACAAATTAAAAATCCATCAGAGCTGTTATTAACACAACGTGATGAAGCAGTGAGTGGTGTTGCAGTTGCCACTACTATGGAAGGAATTCGGCCTATGCTGGTGGAAACTCAGGCACTCGTCACTCAATCGGTATATGGCACACCACAAAGAACTTCTACAGGTTTTGATTTGCGCCGTATGAATATGCTCCTTGCTGTGCTCGAAAAACGGTGTGGTTTCCACTTTGGTATTAAAGATGTTTTTTTAAATATTGCAGGTGGACTGCGCGTAGAAGATCCTGCAATCGATCTTGCTGTAGTAGCTGCCTTGATTTCTTCTTTTGAGGATATTGCTATTGAGAATAATATTTGTTTTGCAGGCGAAGTGGGATTATCAGGGGAAATCAGGGCTGTGAACCGGATTGATCAGCGGATTACAGAAGCGGACAAGCTTGGGTTTGAAAAGATTTTTGTTTCGAAATACAACAGGAAAGGATTAGACGTTTCTAAATTTAAAATTGAAGTGAACTGGATCGGAAAAGCAGAGGATATGATTAGCAGGTTGCTCTCCTGATGCGGATTATTTTATCCGTACACAATCACCCGATACCTGGTCGTGGAGTTATCGGTCAAATCAAACGCTTTGCCGATTTATACGCTCGGTTTAAGCGAAAACC
Above is a genomic segment from Chitinophagales bacterium containing:
- the radA gene encoding DNA repair protein RadA, coding for MASVKTTFYCQNCGAQSPKWIGKCPACGEWNTYVEEVIIKEKKPSSWKNKEKGVKIIKPVKLEEISNDLNHRFVTPDLELNRVLGGGIVAGSIVLIGGEPGFGKSTLMLQLALSLKNKVLYITGEESEQQIKMRAERLGQKNENCFILTETNTENIFYHIAELEPEIVIIDSIQTMQTPALDATAGSVSQVRESTGEFLRYAKESATPVFLIGHITKEGILAGPKVLEHMVDTVLQLEGDRHYAYRILRTIKNRYGSSSELGIYELNNAGMRQIKNPSELLLTQRDEAVSGVAVATTMEGIRPMLVETQALVTQSVYGTPQRTSTGFDLRRMNMLLAVLEKRCGFHFGIKDVFLNIAGGLRVEDPAIDLAVVAALISSFEDIAIENNICFAGEVGLSGEIRAVNRIDQRITEADKLGFEKIFVSKYNRKGLDVSKFKIEVNWIGKAEDMISRLLS
- a CDS encoding T9SS type A sorting domain-containing protein, with product MIKLFTFLAIAMSLVYGASAQQQSIDRCATSEYMQQLLQTNPGYAKQLQDIETFTQNYISSQHADARTVVTVPVVIHIVYNGSTQNISDALASSQVDILNEDYRRLNADASKTPSYFTGVAADCEINFCIAARDPQGNATNGIRHVSTTHSAFTTNDDVKYTSKGGDDAWDRNSYLNIWVCNLGQSLLGYAQFPGGPASTDGVVILYSAFGRNSSLYPYNLGRSATHEVGHWLNLYHIWGDDGNGCNGSDQCNDTPNQGNNTFGCPSGIVISCTNGPNGNMYQNYMDYSDDRCMNIFTTDQKSRMQALFASGGARISIASSQGCVPPNGGSCGTPSGLNATGVTSTSASLNWSSVSGATGYNVQYRPTGNSTWSLTSSASTSVAVSGLTSGTIYEFQVQASCSSGNSSYSGSANFTTTSNGCSDIYEPNNGKNKAAAISVNTNISALIATSTDVDWFSFSNSASTPNIQVSLTNLPQDYDLQLYNPSGTKVATSNGSNTLDEIITYNNGSIGKYKIKVYPYNSGDAINCYTLTASVSSSPFRSNESARVIVTGISGIYPNPSNGLMNIEYSSSASSNITVYVMDVMGRIVFSKFENASEGLNTLNYDFSSLNSGIYIFEIRNGNEISHVKFMIEK